One region of Gilliamella sp. ESL0405 genomic DNA includes:
- a CDS encoding PTS sugar transporter subunit IIA: MENESNNQLFCNDLIVLDRDFQNSNQFFDFTFSILQRGGYVNPTFLEAIKHRESLFPTALPTKPYVVAMPHTDIEHVIRPFIFFTRVKGTIPWCEMANNDHVLDANFIFLLGFNQKDGHIDLLQKLMSCLVNSCFLEALYQAKTEHEVFNLLTSNIQL, translated from the coding sequence ATGGAAAATGAATCTAATAACCAGCTGTTTTGTAACGATCTGATTGTGTTAGATAGAGACTTCCAAAATTCAAATCAATTTTTTGATTTTACTTTTTCAATTCTACAACGTGGTGGTTATGTTAATCCAACATTCTTAGAAGCGATTAAACACCGAGAGTCTTTATTTCCGACCGCTTTACCGACCAAACCTTATGTGGTGGCAATGCCACATACCGATATCGAACATGTTATTAGACCATTCATTTTCTTTACTCGAGTGAAAGGAACAATCCCTTGGTGTGAAATGGCAAATAATGATCATGTTTTAGATGCTAATTTTATCTTTCTATTGGGATTTAACCAAAAAGATGGACATATTGATTTATTACAAAAATTGATGTCCTGCTTGGTAAATTCATGTTTTTTAGAGGCGCTATATCAGGCAAAAACAGAACATGAAGTTTTTAACTTATTGACGTCAAATATCCAGTTATAA
- a CDS encoding PTS sugar transporter subunit IIB, with the protein MKKVIVACGSGVATSQTVASKVTRLLKERNLNDIKVEVVDLKSVDSHIKNSAAYIAITKIEKTYPIPVINGIAFLTGINMDAELQKIIDACK; encoded by the coding sequence ATGAAAAAGGTTATTGTTGCATGTGGGAGTGGAGTGGCCACATCACAAACGGTTGCAAGTAAAGTGACACGCTTATTAAAAGAGAGAAATCTTAATGATATTAAAGTGGAAGTTGTCGATCTTAAGTCGGTTGATTCTCACATTAAAAACAGTGCGGCATACATTGCCATTACCAAAATTGAGAAAACATATCCTATCCCGGTTATTAATGGCATTGCTTTTTTAACCGGAATAAATATGGATGCAGAACTACAAAAAATTATCGATGCCTGCAAATAG